The Musa acuminata AAA Group cultivar baxijiao chromosome BXJ2-2, Cavendish_Baxijiao_AAA, whole genome shotgun sequence genome has a segment encoding these proteins:
- the LOC135606223 gene encoding uncharacterized protein LOC135606223: MADWGPVVIAVVLFVLLSPGLLFQIPGKSGRVVEFGNFHTSGISILVHAIIYFALITIFLIAIGVHIYTG; this comes from the coding sequence atggcggATTGGGGGCCGGTGGTGATAGCCGTGGTGCTGTTCGTGCTGCTGTCGCCGGGGCTGCTGTTCCAGATACCAGGGAAGAGCGGGAGGGTGGTGGAGTTCGGCAACTTCCACACCAGCGGCATCTCCATACTCGTCCACGCCATCATCTATTTCGCCCTCATCACCATCTTCCTCATCGCCATCGGCGTCCACATCTACACCGGCTAA